The DNA segment TCAGAAGCATTATGTGCAATTAACACTGGTGCTACATTGCACAGTGGTTTTGGCTGATCACCTGCTCCCCTCGCTCCTCTTTAAAGATAGAATGCTATAACATCTGGATGGCTCAACCATGAAAACTGAGTGACGAGAATCTATCTTCACAGACTTGTGAAGGTAACCCTTAAATTGATCAAGCTTCTAGTCACTGGAGAACGCCCCAAACCGGAAAAAAAAAGGAGTTCTTCATGCAGTGATCTTTATTTCAAATATGAGCAGCTAATTTTTATTCATTCTAGTATTGTGATGTTTCAAGGGTCTTGGCTTATTTCTTCCCCCACCTCCCTCTTCTTCTGCTCGAGGGTTAGACATACTACCTTTTTTTATTGAGAAAAAAGGTATAACAAATGGGCTTTCTACGACTCCTTTCTGAAGAGCTTCCAGTTTGGGGTAATATTGAATGACTGGAAAGTTTAACCTTTTGCATTTCTGACTTGTTGCAATAGTTTGAGTGCCAGTAAACATTGAAATGAAAGTGCTAGATTTTGGGGATTAGGGCCTAAGTTAAGGGATATTGATGGGTTAGCTAATGACTCTTGCTTTACATCTTACATTCGTCTCAGCTTGATGAAGATTAATTATTAACAAGGTAACACCTTTTTTTCCAACCAAGGGAACTGAAACATTTAAACCAGAAAAAAGACCTTGGAGGCTTATTTCATAAAAGGGAAGGCAAGTGAAGCCATATCTTTTCACTAGGCTTATTTAattctatcttgtttctttccTTGACAAAAGTGAAACAGAAGCCAGTGGTGGAACTAGGAATTTATATAATGGGATTCAAAAAAAAGTACTGGACTGTCATAGTTGGGATTTGAACTCGTGACCTAAAGCAATTTTTGAACCCCTTCACCGCAAATAATAGAGTTTCCCCTTATGTCAAGGGATTCAATAGTTTATATATTTTACCAAAAAGTTTTTATTGTTATCCTATTTGCACAGTATAATGTTTCAGCCAAGGGGATTCAATTGAATCCCCTTCCCTCTTACTAGCCTGCCCCGCAGAATTtcatctttctctctctctctctctctctctctctctctctctctctctctctctctctctctctctctctctctagaggTGGCAGTTATGTTAAGAGGAGGAACGAGGAGGCTGTAGCCTATAGGAGAAAATTTACTCATTTGTGGGCATCTATGTAGTTTACCCCATTTGCCCTCATGTCGAGATTAAAGGAAAAAAGGTAAATTTGGAATAATGCCCTGTTTGAATGTCCCCTTTTACTCCTTTAGTCAGCTTTAGCtgcttctttttttaaaaatatttttttatctttgttttctttttatgaaTAATTTGTGGTAGCTTTACTACTCTTTGTCGGTTCCTCGGTTCTCCACTCTTTGTCGGTTCCTCAGTTCTCCACTCTTTGTCGGTTCCTCAGTTCTCCAGGTACTGAAATGGCTTGTCATCTCTAAGTTATTTGATGGAGTTTTAACTTAAAATCTATTTTTCTGAATTTGGTTTCCAGATCATGTTAATAAATTTTCCAAAACTATAAGAGTCAGCTAATTAAAAAGTGCTGTCTCATCTGCTGGCTATAGAATTGAAAAAACTGTGTACTTCAACTAACCAgaaaaaaaaagggcagcccagtGTACTAAGCCCccactatgcgcggggtccggggaagggccggaccacaagcgTCTATTGTCCGCAGCCTTACCCTGCGTACAATAaccagaaaatgaaaaaaaaaaaatactttagttACTTAAGTGAGCAGCGACTTAAGGTGTTCTAGGGCTCACTCCGCAAAGAACGCATAGTGTGTTTGTGTGTCTGTGGTTCAGGGCTCGACGAAGTTACTTATTTGGATAGTCATCTATGATAAGCGgctttcataaaaaaaaaaaaagaaaaaaaaaactgaatagCGTCTGTTAAAATTTGAGAAGAAGCTACCTAATTTTTGAGTGGCTTTTAAAGAGCTTCTAAATGTATAACCAATTCTTCAACAGTGCTCCAACCTGCCAAATAGCAAAGTAACTATATCTTTTTTACAGTTCTTTTTTTGGGTAAATAACCAAAAGGCAAGTGTGGTTTAACGACTTCTTTTAAAAAGTTGCTCAATTCAAACAATAGCTCCTGTATGGAAGGGATTGTTTCTGAAAATTTCAATCACACAAAATACTTTCAgaacaatatttttttaagaaacAAAATAATGTTTAGTTGCATGATTATTACCTTCTGTGTTGACAAAATTTAATTAAGGCTTCATTAACCTGAGAATAAGATAATAAGCTTAGAACTAGAAATGAGATTTTATTACACGGGCTAGAGTCAGGTAGAGACTAAAGTGGTTcggacaaaaaaaaaaattttgatgATTATAATATGTAGATCTCCCCATGATTATATAACTTTATTCTGCTATTTCTGAATAAAATCTAGATAGCTAAACACTATTTGCTAATTGCTACTAGCTTGTCAGTTTCATCTCTGGCTAGTGGTCAGGGTTCTGTTAAAGAGCACAAAGTGATCTCTAGCACTTTGTCAGGCTTTCTTGTGATGTTAGATAACATGTCTTTATATGCAGATATGTCCGGTTTGTGCAAAAAGGGTTGGAATGGATTTGGTTGGTCATATTACTCAGCAACATGGAAATATTTTAAAGGTATCTTTTTGGTtatctttcattattgattttcaTGAGTTTCGGACTTGAAACCTCTCTTCGGTTTGCTTCAGTATCAAATGTGCAGCATATCAGAATTCTTTGATTTAAACCGTATTTGAGTGTGTCAGTTTTGTCTTAGTTCTACCGCTGGAACCATTTGCATAGTATTTATCGTTGGCTGCATTACAGGTACAGCGCAGGAGAAGATTTCGAAGGGGTGGTACTTCGGCTCTCTCTATTTTAAGAAGAGAGCTAAGGGAAGGAAATCTGCAATCCATCCTTGGGGGGTCCTCTCGTTTGATTTCTTCCTCCACTACAGATCCCGATCCCTTGTTATCTTCGTTCATTCACAATACACCTTTGGCTAATGAAATTCCTGATGTTCAACCTTTATCTTGTACTAAGCTAAGTTCAAAACAAGAAAGCACTCTTGAAAACTCCTCCGAAAGGTAATGCGTGATTACTTCTGTTTGTGTTTTTTTATCTCTCTCAACTGCCTATGATTATGTGTATTACACTAGTTCCCCGGAGGTTTTATATTCATGTGTCTTTGATTGCATGTCTGTCTGCTAACTGGATTAAACCTTTTGTTTAGTGATTGAGTTGTTGAATATTTTTTTATCTGGATAGCCTCTTGCGTTTTTGCTTATTATCAAGTTAAACATGCGAAACTGATGAGCTGTTACAAAATATATACCTCATCTATGTCATTTGTATGTTAATAGTTTCATTTGCCAATAGGGGTAACTACTCCTGCTGAAACTTGAGAAAGGTAAGGTAGGGACTAGTGATGACTGTCTATGAAGCTGTGGTCATTTGATTGTG comes from the Nicotiana tabacum cultivar K326 chromosome 14, ASM71507v2, whole genome shotgun sequence genome and includes:
- the LOC107760932 gene encoding protein DEHYDRATION-INDUCED 19 homolog 4-like: MDSDSWTRLFTSSRRYQSRSDIYNIGEEYDGEEESRPEFLCPFCAEDFDIVGLCCHIDEEHSIEAKNGICPVCAKRVGMDLVGHITQQHGNILKVQRRRRFRRGGTSALSILRRELREGNLQSILGGSSRLISSSTTDPDPLLSSFIHNTPLANEIPDVQPLSCTKLSSKQESTLENSSERNVQPPPLSDKDQEEKARRSEFVQGLLLSTFLEEDF